The following are encoded together in the Pectinophora gossypiella chromosome 14, ilPecGoss1.1, whole genome shotgun sequence genome:
- the LOC126372580 gene encoding bladder cancer-associated protein, with protein sequence MYCLQWLIPVLLIPKPVNPALVNTHVMFMVLYLIGFFLERKPCTVCSVVFLAAVILICYSGIGNCLFWASQCEGEKYDT encoded by the coding sequence ATGTATTGTTTGCAATGGCTGATCCCCGTGTTGTTGATTCCAAAGCCAGTGAACCCGGCCCTGGTGAACACACACGTAATGTTCATGGTGCTTTACCTCATAGGATTCTTCCTCGAACGGAAACCGTGTACAGTGTGCAGTGTCGTCTTCCTCGCCGCTGTCATCCTCATCTGTTATAGCGGCATCGGTAACTGCCTCTTTTGGGCGAGCCAGTGCGAAGGAGAAAAGTACGATACGTAG